In Carassius auratus strain Wakin unplaced genomic scaffold, ASM336829v1 scaf_tig00216553, whole genome shotgun sequence, the following are encoded in one genomic region:
- the cdca5 gene encoding sororin — MSNKTTRLPSRKSSEEIRDSNGKSPPRRRSCRLSANDESLASKVVAPPVAVKRSITVRKIAPRKTQALSDNNKENVERLSEVPTKLSRVLTSSPVVATVPKTAVLSPILPPSSPSSHPKKSGQDPVWSQKVRRSYSRLSMGEKSFESPKSFHAPSTSPNNRETLFGFERLQTPEVMRKTEGSRVAPLGSMSISLGSFNMSAADDSTSNPPEIDQNIPGVCLGKKKTTRRKRIQQIKMSELDVLAAKMNAEFEEAESFELVVE; from the exons ATGAGCAACAAAACCACACGATTACCGTCGAGGAAAAGCAGCGAAGAAATCAGAG ATTCAAACGGAAAGAGTCCACCACGAAGGAGGTCCTGCAGGTTGTCTGCAAATGATGAAAGTCTGGCCTCTAAAGTTGTG GCTCCACCTGTGGCTGTGAAACGGTCAATCACTGTTAGGAAAATTGCACCCAGGAAAACTCAG GCCCTGTCTGACAATAACAAGGAGAATGTGGAACGATTATCTGAAGTGCCGACAAAGCTGTCCAGAGTCTTGACATCGTCCCCAGTTGTGGCAACAGTGCCCAAGACAGCTGTTCTCTCGCCCATCCTGCCTCCTTCCTCTCCATCTTCTCACCCCAAAAAATCGGGGCAGGACCCCGTTTGGTCCCAAAAAGTGCGACGCTCCTACAGTCGCTTGAGTATGGGGGAAAAGTCCTTTGAAAGCCCGAAATCCTTTCATGCACCTTCCACTTCTCCCAACAACCGAGAGACCCTGTTTGGTTTTGAGAGGCTTCAGACACCTGAGGTGATGCGTAAAACTGAGGGATCTAGAGTAGCTCCTCTGGGCTCTATGTCCATCTCACTGGGTTCTTTCAACATGTCCGCTGCTGATGACAGCACATCAAACCCACCAGAAATTGATCAAAACATCCCAGGTgtgtgcctggggaagaagaagACAACCAGGCGTAAGCGCATACAACAGATAAAG ATGTCAGAGTTGGACGTTCTTGCTGCAAAGATGAATGCTGAGTTTGAGGAAGCTGAAAGTTTTGAACTGGTTGTTGAATGA